The window ACTAGAGAGCTTGTTCCAAAAGAATGACATTCCAGAACAGCATGTCGAAGCATGTGTTTCTAAATCACTGGACAACTACTTGTTATCATTGGAAGAACCCTTATCGGCTACCAGATTGATCACTTTTGCAAATACTTACGCTTTGAGACCAGAATTGGTGCAAAAGAAGTTCTCTGAATTGCCAAAGAAAATCACTGATGCTCTACAAGCTTGTAAGAAACTTTCACCACGCAGCTcagaagatttcaagagaacTGGCGCAGTCAATGTGACCAATGACTACAAggtcaaagaacaagacaaagaaatccTGCCAAAGGAGAATGAAAGGAATGTTTTGATCACATCTGCTTTACCATATGTAAACAACGTTCCACATTTGGGTAATATTGTTGGTAGTGTCTTGTCCGCTGATATTTTTGCTCGTTACTGTAAGGCAAGAAACTACAACACCTTGTTTATCTGTGGTACTGACGAATATGGTACTGCCACTGAGACTAAAGCTCTAGAAGAAGGCGTCAGTCCCCGTGAACTATGTGACAAGTACCACAAGATTCATAGCGACGTCTACAAGTGGTTCCAAATTGGTTTTGATTATTTCGGTAGAACTACAACAAACCAACAAACTGAGATtgctcaagaaatctttacaaaattgaacaacaatGGTTACCTAGAAGAGCAAACCATGAAACAATTGTTCTGTCCTGTTCACAAGTCCTTCTTGGCTGACAGATTTGTCGAGGGTGTTTGTCCAAAATGTCACTACGAGGACGCTAGAGGCGACCAATGTGACAAATGTGGTGGCTTGCTGGATCCATTCGAACTAATTAATCCGCGTTGTAAGCTGGATAATGCTACTCCAGAAATCAGGTTCTCCGACCATGTTTTCTTGTCGTTGGATAAGCTTGAAGGAAGTGTCGCTGACTGggtcaagaaatcatccGTGGAAGGTAACTGGtcaaagaattcaaagacTATCACCAACGCTTGGTTGAAGGATGGTCTTAAGCCACGTTGTATCACAAGAGATCTTATCTGGGGTACGCCTGTCCCATTGGAGAAGTACAGTGACAAAGTTCTTTACGTTTGGTTCGATGCTACTATCGGATACCCTTCCATCACAGCGAACTATACCAAGAAATGGGAGCAGTGGTGGAGAAACCCAGATCATGTCAAACTATATCAGTTCATGGGTAAGGACAACGTTCCTTTCCATACGGTCATTTTCCCTGGTTCGCAACTAGGTACTGGTGACAAATGGACTATGCTGCATCACTTAAATACCACTGAATACTTGCAATACGAAGGCGGGAAATTCTCTAAAAGTAGAGGCGTTGGTGTTTTTGGTAACAACGCACAGGATTCAGGTGTCTCTCCAAGCGTGTGGAGATACTATTTAGCAGCTGTGAGACCTGAGAGCAGTGATTCCCACTTCTCTTGGGACGATTTCGTCGCTAGAAACAACAGTGAGTTACTGGCCAACCTCGGTAACCTAGTTAATAG of the Torulaspora delbrueckii CBS 1146 chromosome 7, complete genome genome contains:
- the MES1 gene encoding methionine--tRNA ligase MES1 (similar to Saccharomyces cerevisiae MES1 (YGR264C); ancestral locus Anc_5.41), yielding MSVQIAFDKVKGRQQALSLSNNLKITLALEYASKDFKIAVNEELEGPQLINGDNLRLIDTDAILRYILNDFEGQRSDEYHYALSSLESLFQKNDIPEQHVEACVSKSLDNYLLSLEEPLSATRLITFANTYALRPELVQKKFSELPKKITDALQACKKLSPRSSEDFKRTGAVNVTNDYKVKEQDKEILPKENERNVLITSALPYVNNVPHLGNIVGSVLSADIFARYCKARNYNTLFICGTDEYGTATETKALEEGVSPRELCDKYHKIHSDVYKWFQIGFDYFGRTTTNQQTEIAQEIFTKLNNNGYLEEQTMKQLFCPVHKSFLADRFVEGVCPKCHYEDARGDQCDKCGGLLDPFELINPRCKLDNATPEIRFSDHVFLSLDKLEGSVADWVKKSSVEGNWSKNSKTITNAWLKDGLKPRCITRDLIWGTPVPLEKYSDKVLYVWFDATIGYPSITANYTKKWEQWWRNPDHVKLYQFMGKDNVPFHTVIFPGSQLGTGDKWTMLHHLNTTEYLQYEGGKFSKSRGVGVFGNNAQDSGVSPSVWRYYLAAVRPESSDSHFSWDDFVARNNSELLANLGNLVNRLVKFVNAKYNGVVPNYNIKNLANFPTLKKDIDEILSSYIDEMELGHERRGLEIAMSLSARGNLFLQENKLDNTLFSEHPDKADAVVGVGLNIVYAVASVVGPFIPETAEKIYKMLNAPALKIDNEFHLAILGGHNISKAEYLFQRIDEKQIEQWRQKYGGKQT